Proteins encoded by one window of Nocardia goodfellowii:
- a CDS encoding VOC family protein has translation MLRAPTSGGQVVDVHKNMHVDQGALPGEHPGRAANPVIKVHDLAWLEFEKPNLDKARAFAEAFGFAVSLRTDGELHLRGTGHGSMCVVIRKGARSKFVGAAFRAADSADVLKLANVIGRRAERLPESIGGVGVTLSDPAGQPVRVVADLHELPALPGQAAHVYNFERPDARTNATQRSPMEPARVQRLGHVVLQRSSYLENLDWYLEHLGLIVSDFLYYDGQRQRGPVMSFIRCDRGATPTDHHTLAMALGPADRYVHSAYQVADIDAIAMGSAFLTDRGYQHSWGIGRHIQGSQIFDYWRDPDGFLVEHFSDGDLFDATLEPGWAPMTASGLAQWGPPATKDFLGIAPGRESLRELRSIVSALRSSNEFDTERLRGLMKVATS, from the coding sequence ATGCTCAGAGCACCCACCAGCGGTGGACAAGTGGTCGACGTCCACAAGAACATGCACGTCGACCAGGGCGCTTTGCCCGGTGAACATCCAGGTCGAGCAGCGAACCCGGTCATCAAGGTGCACGACCTCGCGTGGCTGGAGTTCGAGAAGCCAAATCTGGACAAGGCTCGAGCCTTCGCCGAAGCGTTCGGCTTCGCCGTTTCGCTGCGCACCGACGGTGAGCTGCATCTGCGGGGAACAGGGCACGGCTCAATGTGTGTCGTCATCCGTAAAGGCGCGCGCAGTAAGTTCGTCGGGGCCGCGTTTCGAGCCGCCGACAGTGCTGATGTGCTGAAGTTGGCCAACGTCATCGGGCGCCGCGCCGAGAGATTGCCCGAGAGCATCGGCGGTGTCGGTGTGACATTGTCCGATCCAGCCGGACAGCCGGTACGCGTAGTCGCCGACCTCCACGAGCTCCCCGCGCTACCGGGCCAAGCCGCACACGTATACAACTTCGAACGACCGGATGCGAGAACCAACGCGACGCAACGCTCACCGATGGAGCCGGCGCGCGTCCAGCGATTGGGGCACGTGGTGCTCCAGCGCAGCAGCTATCTGGAAAATCTGGACTGGTACCTCGAACATCTCGGGTTGATCGTCAGCGATTTTCTCTACTACGACGGTCAACGGCAACGGGGCCCAGTGATGAGCTTCATCCGCTGCGACCGCGGTGCCACGCCCACCGACCACCACACCCTCGCCATGGCACTCGGCCCGGCGGACCGCTACGTGCATTCCGCCTATCAGGTCGCCGACATCGACGCCATCGCGATGGGAAGTGCGTTCCTCACCGACCGTGGCTATCAGCATTCCTGGGGGATCGGTCGCCACATCCAGGGAAGCCAGATCTTCGACTACTGGCGCGATCCCGACGGCTTCCTCGTCGAACACTTCAGCGACGGCGACCTCTTCGACGCCACCCTCGAACCCGGCTGGGCACCGATGACCGCATCCGGCCTTGCCCAGTGGGGACCACCCGCCACGAAGGACTTCCTCGGCATCGCACCCGGTCGGGAGTCTCTGCGGGAGCTGCGCTCCATCGTGTCAGCCCTGCGCTCCTCCAACGAATTCGACACCGAACGCCTTCGCGGCCTGATGAAAGTAGCGACCTCGTGA
- a CDS encoding fumarylacetoacetate hydrolase family protein, translating into MSVPVLRTADAWWVSRAGGAVRIDTSATTTAELLADRPAVDAAVRGTDLVPIESLQLLSPVTAPCRVVAQMTNYVSHVRDSGMNPETVPLTFFRKASGSISGPTDDIVKPEHVRLLDYEVEIGLVVGAPVPVGTTIDEDTAAAHIAALVITNDVSARDVQLPKTQFYEAKSYPTFTPVGPVLLLLEDGDFARFTDLRLTLRVNGEVRQNSTVADMIYRPAAALRTLSGFQRLDPGDLILTGTPGGTALTAPPKVVEIIGSLLPPAVKWKTFFKRQASNPRYLQDGDVVELAIRTDDGALDLGVQRTKVRYTR; encoded by the coding sequence GTGAGTGTTCCTGTCCTCCGCACCGCCGACGCCTGGTGGGTGAGCCGTGCGGGCGGCGCTGTGCGTATCGACACCTCCGCAACGACCACCGCCGAACTGCTCGCAGACCGGCCTGCGGTCGACGCCGCCGTCCGCGGCACCGACCTGGTACCGATCGAATCCTTGCAGCTGCTCTCCCCGGTCACCGCGCCGTGCCGCGTCGTCGCACAGATGACGAACTACGTCTCCCACGTACGCGACTCGGGTATGAACCCCGAGACAGTTCCACTGACGTTCTTCCGGAAAGCTTCGGGATCGATCAGCGGTCCGACCGACGACATCGTCAAACCCGAGCACGTGCGACTGCTCGACTACGAGGTGGAGATCGGACTTGTCGTCGGCGCGCCGGTGCCCGTGGGCACGACGATCGATGAGGACACCGCAGCCGCCCACATCGCAGCTCTGGTCATCACCAACGATGTCTCCGCGCGTGACGTGCAGCTTCCCAAAACGCAGTTCTACGAGGCGAAGTCGTACCCCACCTTCACTCCGGTAGGCCCGGTCCTGCTCCTGCTGGAGGACGGCGACTTCGCCCGTTTCACCGATCTACGGCTGACCCTGCGTGTCAACGGCGAGGTGCGGCAGAACAGCACAGTCGCGGACATGATTTATCGTCCCGCCGCCGCGCTGCGGACATTGAGCGGCTTCCAACGCCTCGACCCCGGCGATCTGATTCTCACCGGAACCCCAGGGGGTACCGCGCTGACCGCGCCGCCGAAGGTTGTCGAAATCATCGGATCCCTGCTGCCGCCCGCTGTGAAGTGGAAGACCTTCTTCAAGCGACAGGCCTCGAATCCCCGCTACCTCCAGGACGGAGACGTCGTCGAACTGGCTATTCGAACCGACGACGGGGCGCTCGACCTCGGTGTGCAGCGAACCAAGGTCCGGTACACCCGATGA
- a CDS encoding TetR/AcrR family transcriptional regulator, producing MTEAGSNRLERRKARTRAALVAAAQSFLSAGRLNAPILEITQAADVGMGSFYNHFDSREHLFGVAVEEALDRHGAALDLLTVGLDDPARVFTQSFRLTGRFHRLDPTLSKVLLNNWQMLTTSDKGLAPRARRDIAAAAAAGRFEVDDLDLAMTVVAGSSLCLGQLLHDHPDRDAGAATDQVAEQLLRMFGLPTVEAHEVAHCPLPSMEPLILGATAAPRT from the coding sequence GTGACCGAAGCTGGCTCCAATCGGCTGGAACGACGGAAGGCCCGGACTCGGGCCGCGCTCGTAGCGGCGGCTCAGTCGTTCCTCTCGGCTGGCAGGTTGAATGCCCCTATTCTGGAGATCACCCAGGCCGCTGACGTGGGGATGGGTTCGTTCTACAACCATTTCGACAGCCGCGAACACCTGTTCGGGGTGGCTGTAGAGGAGGCGCTCGACCGGCACGGCGCAGCACTGGATTTGCTGACGGTCGGCTTGGACGATCCTGCGCGTGTCTTCACGCAAAGTTTTCGACTCACCGGACGCTTCCATCGACTCGATCCGACTCTCAGCAAGGTGCTGCTCAACAATTGGCAAATGCTGACCACTTCCGACAAGGGTTTGGCACCACGCGCAAGGCGCGATATCGCTGCCGCTGCCGCGGCCGGCAGATTCGAGGTTGACGACCTCGACCTCGCGATGACGGTCGTCGCCGGATCTTCTTTGTGCCTAGGTCAGTTGCTGCATGACCATCCCGATCGCGACGCCGGGGCCGCGACCGATCAAGTCGCGGAGCAGTTGCTGCGAATGTTTGGTTTGCCGACCGTTGAGGCACACGAAGTGGCCCATTGCCCCCTTCCTTCAATGGAACCACTCATACTCGGCGCCACGGCTGCACCACGTACGTGA
- a CDS encoding carboxylesterase family protein, whose protein sequence is MADHLLCPKVDKVLWIYGDFEVQVTEVATIETPAGPLRIERNEDLIHARGVPYASAERLQAPQPLARRQAVRDATSRGPACPQSPSRLDNVTGPIVYELEQSEDCLVLSVTAPAEATELPVMVWFHGGAYVSGGGEAPKYDPDDLAREGVVVVNITYRLGAFGYLNPPGSGADNRGLLDQLTALVWVRDNITAFGGNPASITIFGQSAGGDSVLSLAASPAARGLFHRVIAQSAPLGFRLDKDMKTARNRMVAAMLAAFTERTGGDHATIPTAEVLAGQRAALARAEDFGHVAGLAFAPSIGRAPMVCSIEQAWREVAPDVELLIGFTKDDAAPFVAMNPRAARLGKLGALGRVITRAISRRVTAKIFGDPAEAVARLWREAGGKAATYRFNWEPAGGEPFGATHCIDLPFLFSGDWSDAPMLAGQIIPAELSARMRATWAGFARSGTASLPTSVLRFD, encoded by the coding sequence TTGGCGGACCATCTTCTGTGTCCCAAAGTTGACAAAGTTCTCTGGATTTATGGTGATTTCGAGGTACAAGTGACAGAAGTGGCAACGATCGAGACCCCAGCGGGTCCGCTACGGATCGAGCGCAACGAGGACTTGATCCACGCACGCGGGGTGCCCTACGCGAGCGCGGAGCGCCTACAGGCCCCGCAACCGCTTGCCCGCCGGCAGGCCGTTCGCGATGCGACTTCGCGCGGTCCGGCGTGTCCGCAGTCGCCCTCGCGACTCGACAACGTCACCGGGCCTATCGTCTACGAGCTCGAACAGAGTGAGGATTGCCTGGTGCTGTCGGTGACCGCGCCCGCCGAGGCCACCGAGCTGCCGGTGATGGTGTGGTTCCACGGTGGCGCCTACGTCTCCGGCGGCGGGGAAGCACCCAAATACGACCCCGACGACCTCGCCCGCGAAGGTGTCGTCGTGGTCAACATCACCTACCGCCTCGGGGCGTTCGGCTACCTCAACCCACCAGGCAGCGGAGCCGACAACCGGGGGCTCTTAGACCAGCTCACCGCTCTGGTCTGGGTGCGCGACAACATCACCGCCTTCGGCGGCAACCCCGCGTCTATCACCATTTTCGGCCAGTCCGCAGGCGGGGACTCGGTGCTGTCGCTGGCGGCTTCACCGGCCGCGCGAGGCCTGTTCCATCGTGTCATCGCGCAAAGCGCACCACTGGGCTTCCGCCTCGACAAAGACATGAAAACCGCTCGCAACCGCATGGTGGCGGCGATGCTCGCAGCGTTCACCGAGCGTACGGGCGGGGACCACGCGACCATCCCCACCGCTGAGGTCTTGGCGGGTCAGCGTGCCGCGCTGGCCAGGGCCGAGGACTTCGGTCACGTTGCCGGGCTCGCGTTCGCGCCGTCGATCGGTCGGGCTCCGATGGTTTGCTCGATCGAGCAAGCATGGCGCGAAGTCGCCCCCGACGTCGAACTGCTGATCGGCTTCACCAAGGACGATGCCGCACCGTTTGTGGCCATGAATCCGCGAGCAGCTCGCCTCGGCAAGCTCGGCGCGCTGGGCCGGGTCATCACACGCGCTATCTCCCGACGTGTCACCGCGAAAATCTTCGGTGATCCAGCCGAGGCCGTAGCTCGACTCTGGCGCGAGGCCGGAGGAAAGGCTGCGACCTACCGCTTCAACTGGGAGCCCGCGGGCGGTGAACCCTTTGGGGCAACGCACTGCATCGATTTGCCGTTCTTGTTCAGCGGAGATTGGAGCGATGCACCGATGCTCGCCGGTCAGATCATCCCGGCTGAGCTCTCAGCACGGATGCGGGCAACCTGGGCAGGTTTCGCCCGTTCTGGCACCGCTTCCCTGCCTACCTCTGTCCTGCGGTTCGATTGA
- a CDS encoding acyl-CoA synthetase, translating to MTARVTAEILWPAYSHPDDLMTVEAVPLTDRNLPTSTYQMVTRAAARWPDRVALAVLPEAAQWHNPVRYTYSQLRDAVDATAQLLHDNGIRRKDAVALMSPNCAELITATLAAQAAGIAAPINSGLASAQIRDLLHLSAARVLIAAGPELDAQVWATARDLAAAGGIRALFALRPTGASDLAPTLAPVDGVYVAYLSDDTDEGRSFTGEVPAQTDIASLFHTGGTTGAPKLAAHTHANEVVNGWMIAANSMLDDTSTLFAALPLFHVNALVVTVLAPMLRGQSVVWAGPAGYRDTALYAAFWKIVEHYRIAAMSAVPTVYSVLAQCPVDADISSLRVCIVGASTLPAAVRTGFEAHTGVPLLEGYGLTEATCASVRSFSTAPRPGSVGQRLPYQYIRAVRVDSDGNWHDVPVGDVGTIVISGPTVFPGYVVGRDEHGPVLDSRGKLVDGWLDTGDLGRVDADGFLYLTGRAKDLIIRGGHNIDPAQIEDALLAHPDVTGAAAVGRPDRHSGEVPVVYVTVRAGSVVTADTLSQWARENVAEAAAAPKMVAIVDEIPLTAIGKPYKLALRAYATHRATVEALHTVIDAERIGTVIEDGSVVAVIEAAPDHHADVSSRLDQYPIAWRIEVRS from the coding sequence ATGACCGCCCGCGTAACGGCCGAGATCCTGTGGCCCGCCTATAGCCACCCCGACGATCTCATGACGGTCGAAGCGGTGCCATTGACCGACCGCAACCTCCCCACCAGCACCTATCAAATGGTCACCCGCGCCGCCGCACGGTGGCCGGACCGCGTTGCACTCGCCGTGCTCCCCGAAGCCGCGCAATGGCACAACCCCGTCCGCTATACGTACAGCCAACTGCGCGACGCCGTCGACGCGACCGCTCAGCTATTGCACGACAACGGCATTCGGCGCAAAGACGCTGTCGCACTGATGTCGCCGAACTGCGCCGAACTCATTACCGCCACCCTTGCCGCGCAGGCCGCCGGTATCGCGGCCCCGATCAATTCCGGGCTCGCGTCCGCTCAGATCCGGGACCTGCTGCACTTGTCGGCGGCCCGGGTCCTCATCGCCGCCGGCCCGGAACTGGACGCACAGGTCTGGGCCACGGCCCGCGATCTCGCCGCCGCAGGAGGCATTCGGGCGCTGTTCGCGCTCCGACCGACGGGGGCGTCGGATCTCGCACCCACGCTCGCACCGGTGGATGGCGTCTACGTCGCCTATCTCAGCGACGACACCGATGAGGGGCGGTCGTTCACCGGCGAGGTGCCGGCGCAGACGGATATCGCCTCGCTTTTTCACACCGGTGGCACCACCGGGGCACCGAAGCTCGCCGCCCACACCCACGCCAACGAAGTGGTGAACGGGTGGATGATCGCCGCAAACTCGATGCTCGACGACACCTCTACTCTGTTCGCGGCATTGCCGCTGTTCCATGTCAACGCTCTGGTGGTGACAGTGCTCGCCCCGATGCTGCGCGGGCAGAGCGTGGTGTGGGCGGGACCGGCGGGCTACCGCGACACGGCGCTGTACGCGGCGTTCTGGAAGATTGTCGAGCACTACCGGATCGCCGCGATGAGCGCGGTGCCGACGGTGTATTCCGTACTCGCGCAATGCCCGGTCGACGCCGACATCTCCAGCCTGCGCGTGTGCATTGTCGGGGCGTCCACGCTGCCTGCGGCGGTCCGAACAGGTTTCGAGGCGCACACCGGCGTGCCGCTGCTCGAGGGTTATGGCCTCACCGAAGCGACCTGTGCCAGCGTCCGCAGTTTCTCCACTGCGCCGCGGCCCGGCTCGGTCGGTCAACGGCTTCCGTACCAATATATCCGGGCGGTCCGCGTCGATTCCGACGGTAACTGGCACGATGTGCCCGTCGGTGACGTCGGCACCATCGTCATCAGTGGCCCGACAGTGTTTCCCGGTTACGTCGTCGGCCGCGACGAGCACGGCCCTGTCCTCGACAGTCGGGGAAAGCTGGTCGACGGGTGGCTCGATACCGGTGATCTGGGACGAGTGGACGCCGACGGATTCCTGTACCTGACCGGCCGCGCGAAGGACCTCATCATCCGCGGCGGGCACAACATCGATCCAGCACAGATCGAGGACGCCCTGCTCGCGCATCCAGACGTCACCGGTGCCGCGGCGGTGGGCCGGCCCGACCGCCACTCCGGCGAGGTTCCCGTCGTATACGTCACCGTCCGCGCCGGCAGCGTTGTTACCGCCGACACGCTGTCGCAGTGGGCGCGCGAGAACGTGGCCGAGGCGGCCGCAGCGCCCAAAATGGTGGCCATCGTCGACGAAATCCCGCTCACCGCGATCGGAAAGCCGTACAAATTGGCGTTGCGGGCCTACGCCACTCACCGCGCGACTGTCGAGGCCCTCCATACAGTCATCGATGCGGAGCGAATCGGCACGGTGATCGAGGACGGGTCTGTCGTGGCCGTCATCGAGGCGGCCCCCGATCACCACGCCGATGTCTCTTCCCGTCTCGACCAGTACCCCATCGCGTGGCGAATCGAGGTTCGATCATGA
- a CDS encoding cytochrome P450, which produces MRRGSVPQYRENIYSTAAILDPYPHYESLRALGPAVWLPRHRAYAISRYADCKVVLLDDETFISGDGVALNPLANRLGKGTTLSSDGDEHARKRAVLAHRLTPKALRSMTEAVERAAETVVEDALTKTTLDGVEDLAAALPLSVVPDLVGWPRDDREHLLRWAGATFNSLGPLNRHAVRATKGSAEMLAFARRVVRDRSVLDASMGQEVLIAADEGRIDHKQCPALMIDYLAPSLDTTIGAISSALYLFAQHPDQWQLLRRNLELIPNAVNEVVRFESPLRAFARRVARDGVHVGGTALPRGSRVLVIYASANRDPREWPDPDTFDITRDASRQLGFGSGVHGCAGQGLARLETRSILSALARRVDRIELRETPQWSVNNVIHRLDRLPLTLVPATQATR; this is translated from the coding sequence ATCCGTCGAGGTTCCGTCCCCCAGTACCGCGAGAACATCTACTCGACCGCCGCCATCCTCGACCCGTATCCGCACTACGAATCACTGCGAGCGTTGGGACCGGCGGTGTGGCTGCCGCGCCATCGGGCTTACGCGATCTCCCGCTACGCCGACTGCAAGGTCGTGTTGCTCGACGACGAGACGTTCATCTCCGGCGATGGGGTAGCCCTGAACCCACTCGCCAACCGGCTCGGGAAAGGAACCACACTCAGCAGCGACGGAGACGAACATGCTCGCAAACGAGCTGTCCTCGCCCACCGACTGACGCCGAAAGCCTTGCGGTCGATGACCGAGGCCGTCGAACGAGCTGCGGAGACGGTGGTGGAAGACGCGCTGACCAAGACCACACTCGACGGCGTCGAGGACCTGGCCGCTGCCCTTCCCCTGTCAGTGGTTCCGGACTTGGTCGGCTGGCCCCGCGACGATCGAGAGCACCTGTTGCGATGGGCGGGAGCAACTTTCAACTCACTGGGCCCACTCAACAGACATGCCGTCCGCGCCACCAAGGGCTCCGCTGAAATGCTCGCCTTCGCCCGCCGCGTCGTGCGAGACAGATCGGTACTCGACGCGAGCATGGGCCAAGAGGTGCTGATCGCCGCCGACGAGGGTCGAATCGACCATAAACAATGTCCCGCACTGATGATCGATTACCTCGCGCCGTCACTGGATACGACGATCGGCGCGATCTCCAGCGCCCTGTACTTGTTCGCACAACATCCGGACCAGTGGCAATTGCTTCGACGCAACCTCGAACTGATCCCCAACGCCGTCAACGAAGTGGTCCGGTTCGAATCCCCGCTGCGGGCGTTCGCTCGCCGCGTCGCTCGCGACGGCGTCCACGTCGGCGGAACTGCCCTGCCACGCGGCTCACGCGTGTTGGTGATCTACGCCTCCGCCAACCGGGATCCCCGGGAATGGCCCGACCCGGACACGTTCGACATCACCCGCGACGCATCCCGGCAGCTGGGATTCGGTTCCGGCGTCCACGGGTGCGCCGGCCAGGGCCTCGCCCGCCTCGAGACACGGTCGATCCTGAGCGCACTCGCTCGCCGCGTCGACCGCATCGAGTTGCGCGAAACACCACAGTGGTCGGTGAACAACGTCATCCACCGACTCGACCGGCTCCCGCTGACCCTCGTCCCCGCGACGCAGGCGACCCGATGA
- a CDS encoding NAD(P)/FAD-dependent oxidoreductase: protein MTRPDARIVIAGDSIAGCTAARELRALGHTGPITMIGSDPGGSYARPPLSKQVLSPRAGDAPDSGVDCWDLTDLALTTTTSGAVGVDIVNRTVISGAGDTHPYDALILATGAEARRLAAPGQSGELVLRTQADARRLGTALRTASSAIVVGAGFLGMEVASACIAHGVEVTVVDVDPPLRRLLGGYLSRVITERADATAGLHIQHAAAPVTLIGDTVDGVFIDGTDHRAELVVTCVGDTPNINWLEGTGLADSQGVGIDGDCATSVPTVFAAGDVTYRRDRHLPAVRTPFWSNAIAQGKVAAASALAIAPTCPPVDDYFWTEVLGMSIKIVGPVPPHGAPTVLDGSVEAGSALLEWVNQDGRKTIAAYGKKLPIGKLRALARS, encoded by the coding sequence ATGACCCGGCCCGACGCGCGGATCGTCATCGCCGGTGACTCCATCGCCGGATGTACCGCCGCGCGAGAACTACGGGCACTCGGGCACACCGGTCCTATCACCATGATCGGATCCGATCCCGGCGGGTCCTACGCCCGGCCACCCCTGTCGAAGCAGGTGCTGTCACCGCGAGCAGGCGATGCCCCGGACAGCGGTGTCGACTGCTGGGACCTGACGGACCTGGCACTCACCACGACAACCTCCGGCGCCGTCGGCGTCGACATCGTGAATCGAACGGTGATCTCGGGAGCCGGCGATACACACCCATACGACGCGCTCATCCTCGCCACCGGCGCCGAAGCCAGACGACTGGCCGCGCCAGGCCAGAGCGGTGAACTGGTTCTGCGCACCCAAGCTGACGCCCGCCGCCTCGGGACCGCACTGCGCACCGCGTCATCCGCGATCGTCGTCGGTGCGGGCTTTCTGGGAATGGAGGTGGCCAGCGCTTGCATCGCACACGGCGTCGAGGTCACCGTCGTCGACGTCGATCCGCCACTACGACGGCTACTGGGCGGCTACCTCTCGCGCGTGATCACCGAACGCGCCGACGCCACCGCGGGACTCCACATCCAGCACGCTGCCGCACCGGTCACCCTGATCGGCGATACCGTCGACGGAGTTTTCATCGACGGCACCGACCATCGCGCCGAACTGGTGGTCACCTGTGTAGGTGACACCCCCAACATCAACTGGTTGGAAGGCACCGGCCTCGCCGATTCGCAAGGCGTCGGTATCGACGGAGACTGCGCGACGTCCGTACCCACCGTGTTCGCGGCCGGTGACGTGACCTACCGACGAGACAGACACCTACCAGCGGTGAGAACCCCGTTCTGGTCCAACGCGATCGCTCAGGGCAAGGTCGCCGCCGCATCGGCGCTCGCCATCGCACCGACCTGTCCTCCGGTCGATGACTACTTCTGGACCGAAGTGCTGGGGATGTCGATAAAGATCGTCGGACCGGTGCCGCCGCACGGCGCACCGACAGTGCTCGACGGGTCCGTCGAAGCCGGCTCCGCGCTACTGGAGTGGGTGAACCAGGACGGCCGGAAGACAATCGCCGCGTACGGCAAAAAGTTGCCGATCGGCAAACTCCGGGCGCTCGCCCGGAGTTGA
- the mhpA gene encoding bifunctional 3-(3-hydroxy-phenyl)propionate/3-hydroxycinnamic acid hydroxylase MhpA, translating to MTTEHRQVVIVGTGPTGMTAASLLGRHDIDCLVLDRWDDIFPQPRAVHLDDEVHRIVADLGLTDEFSAISRPGAGLRLVDKTLRTIAEFRRDPNVKPHGFPPANMFDQPQFEAILRAHMLRYASVEFRGGCDVLDVSNTRDRVRVDYLDRDTGLRRAVTADYVLGCDGANSAVRAAIGSTMQELGFEQRWLVVDVATADDLHQWEGTHQVCDSARAATYMRIGDTRYRWEFRLHDDETAADFATLDALSPLLSPWLPAADTPDLQLLRTAEYTFRAQIVDRWRERRVFLLGDAAHLTPPFIGQGLGAGLRDAKNLVWKLAGVLQGVLDVNTLDTYETERKPHVRAMIGLAVTIGRAMTGGGPASDTLRRHLVPVLVRMPGFSATVTDSATPRLCRSTFVRRPALATRCLAGTLCPNAVLDTGGRLDDVAPDTFLIVSTVEASPGQRREITRRGGVIIEVAPTSALGRWLRRGRAAAAIVRPDRTVMATAGSLASLYTLLPTTIAPRPSLDTAGPDTASLSEPARQLADRSLP from the coding sequence ATGACGACCGAGCACCGCCAGGTCGTGATCGTCGGAACCGGGCCTACCGGAATGACGGCCGCGTCGCTGCTCGGCAGGCACGACATCGACTGCCTGGTCCTCGACCGATGGGATGACATCTTTCCCCAACCGCGCGCTGTCCACCTCGATGACGAAGTCCACCGCATCGTCGCCGATTTGGGACTGACCGACGAGTTCTCCGCGATCTCTCGGCCCGGCGCCGGTCTGCGACTGGTCGATAAGACCTTGCGCACGATCGCCGAGTTCAGACGGGACCCCAACGTCAAACCGCACGGGTTCCCACCGGCCAACATGTTCGACCAACCCCAGTTCGAAGCGATCCTGCGCGCACACATGTTGCGGTATGCGAGCGTGGAATTCCGCGGCGGATGCGATGTCCTCGACGTGTCGAATACCCGAGACCGCGTCCGCGTCGACTACCTCGATCGAGACACCGGTTTAAGGCGCGCCGTCACCGCCGACTACGTCCTGGGCTGCGACGGCGCCAACAGTGCCGTGCGCGCCGCCATCGGATCGACGATGCAGGAACTCGGGTTCGAGCAGCGCTGGCTCGTCGTCGACGTCGCAACTGCTGACGATCTGCACCAGTGGGAGGGCACCCACCAGGTGTGTGATTCCGCCCGGGCCGCGACCTACATGCGCATCGGCGATACCCGGTACCGATGGGAGTTCCGGTTGCACGACGACGAGACGGCCGCCGACTTCGCCACCCTCGACGCCCTCAGTCCGCTCCTGAGCCCATGGCTCCCCGCCGCCGACACACCTGACTTGCAGCTGCTCCGCACAGCGGAGTACACCTTCCGTGCCCAGATCGTCGACCGATGGCGTGAACGACGCGTCTTCCTGCTCGGTGACGCCGCGCACCTGACCCCGCCGTTTATCGGACAAGGCCTGGGCGCCGGACTGCGCGATGCCAAGAACCTGGTCTGGAAACTCGCCGGTGTCCTTCAGGGTGTGCTGGACGTGAACACCCTCGACACATACGAAACCGAACGCAAACCGCATGTGCGGGCGATGATCGGACTTGCCGTGACGATCGGACGCGCCATGACCGGCGGCGGGCCCGCCAGCGACACCCTGCGTCGGCATCTCGTGCCGGTACTGGTTCGGATGCCAGGGTTCAGCGCGACAGTGACCGACAGCGCCACACCGCGCCTGTGCCGGTCCACATTCGTTCGCCGACCGGCGCTGGCCACCCGTTGTCTCGCCGGAACACTGTGCCCGAACGCGGTTCTCGATACCGGTGGCCGACTCGACGACGTCGCTCCCGACACGTTCTTGATCGTGAGCACCGTCGAGGCCAGTCCTGGGCAGCGGCGGGAGATCACGCGCCGAGGCGGTGTGATCATCGAGGTCGCGCCTACGTCGGCTCTCGGCCGCTGGCTGCGGCGCGGGCGCGCGGCGGCTGCCATCGTGCGACCTGATCGCACGGTCATGGCCACCGCAGGGTCGCTGGCGTCGCTCTACACCCTGCTCCCCACCACCATCGCGCCACGCCCGAGCTTAGACACCGCGGGGCCGGACACCGCCTCCCTATCTGAACCGGCTCGACAGCTCGCAGATCGGAGTTTGCCGTGA
- a CDS encoding ferredoxin, which produces MRIEVDWGRCEGHGICADKAPKIFRIDDDGDLVHGYDGTDVPDTEISAGRSAIGACPVAALREKR; this is translated from the coding sequence ATGAGGATCGAGGTGGACTGGGGACGCTGCGAGGGCCACGGCATCTGCGCCGATAAGGCCCCCAAAATTTTCCGCATCGACGATGACGGCGACCTCGTTCACGGCTACGACGGCACCGACGTCCCCGACACCGAGATATCCGCGGGCAGGTCGGCGATAGGCGCCTGCCCCGTGGCGGCCCTGCGAGAAAAAAGATGA